Proteins encoded in a region of the Gloeocapsa sp. PCC 73106 genome:
- a CDS encoding RluA family pseudouridine synthase, which translates to MQIERELDLQVDNQGDRLDRWLTEQLSDYSRARVQRLIDQGLVLVNGQIVTEKKTKLKIGDRLHLTIPKAVPLELQPEAIALDILYEDDFLLIINKPAGLVVHPAPGHDSGTVVNALLHHCPDLPGIGEVKRPGIVHRLDKNTTGAMVVAKTDLAYQHLQAQIQAKTAQREYIGIVHGAPSQPQGIIDLPIGRNLTDHQKMAVVPQEKGGRQARTTWKILERLSNYTLMHFQLSTGRTHQIRVHSSYLGHPLVGDPIYSSNHSLGVKLHGQALHALELTLTHPVSGELITAIAPPPEEFQKLLTILRQRQ; encoded by the coding sequence GTGCAAATAGAACGAGAACTAGATTTACAAGTAGATAATCAAGGCGATCGCCTGGATCGATGGTTGACAGAACAATTATCGGATTATTCTCGTGCTAGAGTGCAAAGATTAATCGATCAGGGTCTAGTTTTAGTAAACGGTCAAATAGTAACAGAAAAAAAAACGAAACTTAAAATAGGCGATCGCCTACATCTGACTATTCCTAAAGCCGTACCTTTAGAGTTACAACCCGAAGCGATCGCTCTGGATATTCTCTACGAAGACGATTTCCTGCTAATTATCAATAAACCCGCCGGTTTAGTAGTTCACCCTGCACCTGGACACGATAGCGGTACTGTTGTTAATGCTCTGTTACATCACTGTCCTGATTTGCCCGGTATTGGTGAGGTCAAACGCCCCGGCATCGTTCATCGTCTGGACAAAAATACTACAGGAGCGATGGTCGTAGCTAAAACGGATTTAGCTTATCAACATCTACAAGCCCAGATTCAAGCTAAAACCGCCCAAAGAGAGTATATTGGTATTGTTCATGGAGCCCCATCCCAACCCCAAGGAATAATTGATTTACCCATTGGTCGTAATCTCACAGACCATCAGAAAATGGCAGTAGTTCCCCAGGAAAAAGGAGGGCGACAAGCGCGCACCACCTGGAAAATTCTCGAACGACTAAGTAATTATACTTTAATGCACTTCCAACTCTCTACAGGACGCACTCACCAGATTCGTGTTCATAGTAGTTATCTGGGTCATCCCTTGGTGGGAGATCCCATCTATAGTTCTAATCATTCTCTAGGAGTCAAACTGCACGGACAAGCTTTACACGCTCTCGAACTGACACTTACTCATCCGGTAAGCGGAGAGTTGATTACTGCGATCGCACCTCCACCAGAAGAGTTTCAAAAACTGTTAACTATTCTGCGTCAACGTCAATGA
- a CDS encoding sugar phosphate nucleotidyltransferase has translation MKAMILAAGKGTRIQPITHTIPKPMIPILQKPVMEFLLELLRKHGFNEIMVNVSHLAEEIESYFRDGQRFGVNIGYSFEGRIVDGELVGEALGSAGGIRHIHDFNPFFDETFIVLCGDALIDLDLTAALKWHKEKGALATVVTKPVPLETVSSYGVVVTDETDRVVSFQEKPSQAEALSNNINTGIYIFEPEVINYIPPNQKYDIGSELFPHLVSIGAPFYAVSMDFEWVDIGKVPDYWHAIRAVLQGKIKNVPIPGKEVAKGIYTGLNVAANWDKVNITGPVYIGSMTRIEDGATIIGPTMIGPNCQICTEATVDNSVIFEYSRLGRGVRLVDKLVFGKYCVDKNGSAIDLQAAALDWLITDARQIPSHYEVAEQEEIAKLIKLESK, from the coding sequence ATGAAAGCCATGATTCTGGCAGCCGGTAAAGGCACTCGTATTCAGCCCATCACCCACACCATCCCCAAACCAATGATTCCTATTTTACAAAAACCAGTAATGGAATTTTTACTGGAATTGTTGCGCAAACATGGTTTTAACGAAATCATGGTTAATGTTAGCCACCTAGCCGAAGAAATAGAGAGCTATTTTCGTGATGGTCAGCGTTTTGGCGTAAATATTGGTTATTCTTTTGAAGGTCGCATCGTCGATGGAGAGTTGGTTGGGGAAGCCTTAGGTTCAGCGGGCGGTATACGACATATTCATGATTTTAATCCTTTTTTTGATGAGACTTTCATCGTTCTCTGTGGTGATGCACTGATTGATTTGGATTTGACTGCAGCTTTAAAATGGCACAAGGAAAAGGGCGCTCTAGCCACAGTGGTGACTAAACCCGTACCACTGGAAACGGTTTCTAGTTATGGGGTTGTCGTGACCGATGAAACAGATAGAGTCGTCTCTTTTCAAGAAAAACCGAGTCAAGCAGAAGCTTTAAGTAATAATATCAACACCGGAATTTATATTTTTGAGCCGGAAGTAATTAACTATATTCCACCTAATCAAAAGTACGATATTGGCAGTGAATTATTCCCCCATTTAGTATCGATCGGAGCTCCTTTTTACGCAGTATCCATGGATTTTGAATGGGTAGATATTGGTAAGGTACCCGACTACTGGCACGCTATACGAGCAGTTCTTCAGGGCAAAATCAAAAATGTTCCCATACCAGGCAAAGAAGTGGCCAAAGGCATCTATACTGGTCTCAATGTGGCGGCTAATTGGGATAAAGTCAATATTACCGGACCGGTTTATATTGGTTCGATGACGCGGATTGAAGACGGGGCGACAATTATTGGTCCGACGATGATTGGTCCTAATTGTCAAATTTGCACTGAAGCAACGGTTGATAATAGCGTAATTTTTGAATATTCTCGTCTAGGTAGGGGAGTGCGTTTAGTAGATAAGTTAGTATTTGGCAAGTATTGTGTGGATAAAAATGGCTCAGCTATAGATCTTCAAGCCGCAGCTTTAGATTGGTTAATTACTGACGCACGTCAAATTCCCTCCCACTATGAAGTAGCCGAACAAGAAGAGATCGCTAAACTAATTAAGTTAGAAAGTAAATAA
- a CDS encoding TIGR03943 family protein: MVLDILAILAWAIVLIRYWLTGELKLLIHPNYSGLVLATGIFLLILAIFQMLQAWAKWSKVSSSKAIAGHSTILTPGLSSSLLLLTAILGLVIGPRFLSSQTALQRGLRESLPLTQRQIEHFQVSLNPEARSLVDWVRTLNTYPEPDAYVGQPANVTGFVIHDPLLPDNYLLVARFIITCCAVDAYSVVLPVKLNQTRANYPPDTWIAVEGKMNSEQLSGDRKLVINANSITAIPTPTDPYAY, translated from the coding sequence ATGGTTTTAGATATTTTAGCAATATTAGCGTGGGCTATAGTGTTAATTCGATATTGGCTAACTGGTGAGCTGAAGTTATTAATTCACCCTAATTACTCTGGTTTGGTGTTGGCTACGGGTATTTTCCTATTGATTCTGGCTATTTTTCAAATGTTACAGGCTTGGGCTAAATGGAGTAAAGTATCTTCATCTAAAGCGATCGCAGGTCACTCTACTATTTTGACTCCTGGTTTAAGTAGCTCTTTGTTACTATTAACGGCTATTTTAGGCTTAGTGATTGGTCCTAGATTTTTGAGTAGTCAAACGGCTTTACAACGAGGTTTGAGAGAGTCTCTTCCTTTGACTCAGAGGCAAATAGAACATTTTCAAGTGTCTCTTAATCCCGAGGCGCGATCGCTCGTAGATTGGGTACGCACTCTCAATACTTATCCTGAACCTGATGCTTACGTTGGTCAACCGGCTAATGTCACTGGATTTGTCATTCATGATCCACTACTTCCAGATAATTATTTGTTGGTAGCGCGTTTTATTATTACCTGTTGCGCAGTCGACGCTTATTCGGTGGTACTTCCAGTCAAATTAAACCAGACTCGGGCTAATTATCCTCCTGATACTTGGATCGCTGTCGAGGGAAAAATGAACTCTGAGCAGTTATCTGGTGATCGTAAACTAGTAATTAATGCTAATAGTATCACGGCGATACCTACCCCTACCGATCCCTATGCTTACTAA
- a CDS encoding PIN domain-containing protein, with amino-acid sequence MITIALLDACVLYSAILRDLLMRLSNENVFIPKWSETINQEWTRNLLASRPDLTPARLQRTCHLMLASNPDSLVTGFEKHISTLTLPDPEDRHVLAAAIESHADVLVTFNLKDFPEALLAPHQIKAIHPDVFLCQCFLDYPLQVLTAIHKQQQSLKSPPCSMTKFLEVLSQAGLPQTSVNLKEELHP; translated from the coding sequence ATGATCACGATCGCTTTACTAGATGCCTGTGTGCTTTATTCTGCCATATTACGGGATTTATTGATGCGCTTAAGCAATGAAAATGTGTTCATTCCAAAATGGTCAGAAACAATTAATCAAGAATGGACACGGAATCTTCTTGCTTCTCGACCCGATCTCACACCTGCTCGCCTCCAACGCACTTGCCATTTGATGCTAGCAAGCAACCCCGATAGCCTCGTTACAGGATTTGAGAAACATATTTCTACACTCACACTTCCCGATCCTGAAGATCGTCACGTCTTGGCGGCTGCCATCGAGAGCCATGCAGATGTGCTGGTGACGTTTAATTTGAAAGATTTTCCAGAGGCGCTACTCGCTCCCCATCAAATCAAGGCAATTCACCCTGATGTTTTCCTATGCCAATGTTTTCTGGATTACCCGTTACAAGTTCTTACCGCGATTCACAAACAACAGCAGAGTTTAAAGTCTCCGCCATGTAGCATGACTAAATTCTTGGAAGTCCTTTCTCAGGCTGGTCTACCTCAAACATCCGTCAATCTAAAAGAAGAGCTACACCCATGA
- a CDS encoding excisionase family DNA-binding protein: MVTLRPTEPYTPTQEAITLASQALESVSALVANPPETITFTILEPDLQGTKITIPGGMFRLMVDVLNAVSQGEPITLLPHSAELTTQEAADLLNVSRPYLVKLLDEGAMPSRKVGIYRRVKVQDVLQYQKQEKAKREKILDELTQEAQEMGLYDLR; this comes from the coding sequence ATGGTGACGCTACGCCCAACTGAACCCTATACTCCCACGCAAGAGGCTATTACTCTCGCAAGCCAAGCCTTGGAGTCTGTTTCGGCGCTAGTGGCAAATCCTCCTGAGACAATCACTTTTACTATTCTCGAGCCTGATTTACAAGGCACCAAAATAACGATTCCTGGTGGGATGTTTCGGTTAATGGTGGATGTCTTAAACGCGGTAAGTCAGGGAGAACCTATTACTTTGCTGCCTCATTCAGCAGAACTAACTACTCAGGAAGCCGCTGATCTGCTCAATGTCTCTCGTCCTTACCTGGTAAAGCTCCTGGATGAAGGTGCGATGCCTTCTCGTAAGGTAGGTATTTACCGTCGAGTAAAGGTGCAGGATGTATTACAGTACCAAAAACAAGAAAAGGCAAAGAGAGAGAAAATTCTTGATGAACTAACCCAGGAAGCTCAGGAAATGGGGCTATACGATCTGCGATGA
- a CDS encoding transposase: MEEINNKIKLIIRQSYGFNTFNSWREKLLACLFK; this comes from the coding sequence ATGGAAGAAATTAATAATAAGATTAAATTAATTATTAGACAAAGCTATGGATTTAATACCTTTAATTCTTGGCGAGAAAAACTGTTAGCTTGTCTCTT